From Aquificaceae bacterium:
CCCATCGCGTTATTCCATCCCTGAGAAGGTCCTCATAAGAATACTCAGAAGGCTCTGTTTTGAGAAGGTAATACATTCAGAAACACTTCTCCGCCAGAGATTTTATCAAAGGTGGCATATATCCAAAAACTCTACCTATTTCCTTCCCATTTTTCAAGAATATGACCGTTGGAGAGCCTACAATTCCATATGCTTTAGCCAGCTCCCTATCCTTGGTTATATCGTAAACCTCTACTTTTAGGTTTGGATACTTGCTAAGCTCCCTGTAGCTGGCTTTACAGGATGC
This genomic window contains:
- a CDS encoding thioredoxin family protein, whose product is MLTVALALCQVLLFEQPGCASCKASYRELSKYPNLKVEVYDITKDRELAKAYGIVGSPTVIFLKNGKEIGRVFGYMPPLIKSLAEKCF